The Hymenobacter chitinivorans DSM 11115 genome segment GCAGCCTGGACAATACCTTCGTCCCGGCCAGTGCCCCCACCGACCGGCGCGTGCTGCAAGTGCTGACCCAGCCCAGCGGCAAGCTGGTCGTGGTGGCCGATGTCGTGAACACCTTCGTCACCACCGTAACCCGCCTCAACGCCGATGGCAGCGCCGACAACAGCTTCTCGGTGGGCAGCGCTGCCGGCTCCGGGGCCAGCTACCAGGTACTGATGCAGCCCGACGGCAAGCTGCTAGTAAGCGGCACCTTTACCAGCTTCAACGGGCAGGCCGCCCCCTACGGTCTCGTACGCCTGACGACCGAAGGCGCCCCCGACCCCACCTACTCGGGCGTAACGAGTTATTATGTTCCGCGCCTAGTGCAGCCCGATGGCCGTCTGCTGGCTCTGCGGGACAACACGCCTTCACCCGGGGCCAACGCCGCGCTGGTGCGCCTTACTGCTGATGGCAGTCTGGATACTGGTTTCAGCCCGGTGGCCGTACCCCACTCCATTTTTACCAATGACGGTATCGTAACGGGCATCAAGCTGCAGCCCGCCGACAGCAAAATCCTGCTCTACGGCTCCTTCCGCTACGTGGCCGGGCAGGTGCGTATTGGCCTGGCCCGCCTCACCAACACCACGCTGGCCACGCGCAATGCGGTGGCTACGCAGCCGCTCACAGTCTACCCCAACCCCACCCACGAAGCCGTAACCGTGCAGCTGCCCACGGCCCTTGAGGCCCGGCCCGCCACCCTGCTCGACCTGCAGGGCCGCCCGGTACGCACCTGGACGGTGCCCGCTGGCCAGGCTGCTACTCGGCTAAGCCTGCAGGCCGTGCCCGCCGGCCTCTATTTGCTGCAAGTGCAGGACGCCGGCGGCTTGTACCAGCAGAAAGTAGTGGTTACGCCCTAAACGACGTATATAGCTTCGCTTTACCAAGCCGGTCCGTCAGCAGACGGGCCGGCTTTTTTGGTGGTGGCGCGTGGCCTCGTAAAAAGTCCGTTCTTGCCAAACTATTTAGCCGCCCCGCGCATTCTTTAGTATTCCTGCTACCTTGTTTTCATGGCCAAGCTTAAGACTCTTTATTTCTGTCAAAAATGTGGGGCCCAGTCCGCGAAATGGATTGGCCGCTGCCCGTCCTGCGGGGAGTGGAATACCTACGTGGAGGAAGTTATCCAGAAGGACGACACCCAGGCGGCTGGCTCCTGGAAGCCGCCCACGGCCAGCCCCGGCGGCAAAACGGTGAGCAAGCCCCGGCCCATCGGCGAAATTCACTACGAGGAAGAATCCCGCTTCGACACCAATGATGGGGAGCTGAACCGGGTGCTGGGCGGGGGCCTCGTGCCGGGCTCCCTGGTGCTGATTGGCGGGGAGCCGGGCATCGGCAAAAGCACGCTCATGCTCCAGATTGCCATGAGCCTGCAGCAGATGAAGGTGCTCTACATCTCGGGCGAGGAAAGTGAGCAGCAGATCAAGATGCGGGCCGAGCGGCTGGGGCCCCAGCACCCGCAGTGCTACATCCTGACCGAAACCAACACCCAGAATATCTTCAAGCAGATTGACCAGCTTCAGCCCAACGTGGTCATCGTCGACTCGATTCAGACCCTGCATTCGGGGCTGGTGGAGTCGGGGGCGGGCTCGGTGAGTCAGGTGCGGGAGTGCACGGCCGAGCTGCTCAAGTTTGCCAAGGAAACCGGCGTGCCGGTGCTCATCATCGGCCACATCACCAAGGATGGCTCCATTGCCGGCCCCAAGATCCTGGAGCACATGGTCGATACGGTTTTACAGTTTGAGGGCGACCGGCACCTGAGTTACCGCATCCTGCGCACGACCAAGAACCGCTTCGGATCAACTTCTGAGTTAGGTATTTACGAAATGCAGGGCACCGGCCTGCGCCAGGTTTCGAACCCCTCGGAGATTCTGCTCAGTCAGCGCACCGAAAGCCTGAGCGGTATGGCCATCGGGGCCACGCTGGAAGGCAACCGGCCCCTGCTGGTGGAAGTGCAGGCCCTGGTGACGCCCGCCACCTACGGCACGCCCCAGCGCTCGGCCACCGGCTTCGATGCCAAGCGCCTGAACATGCTGCTGGCCGTGCTCGAAAAGCGCAGCGGCCTGCGCCTGGGCCAGCACGACGTGTTCCTCAACATTGCCGGCGGCCTGCGCCTCGACGACCCCGCCCTGGACGTGGCCGTGTGCGCGGCGGTGGTGTCGTCCTTGAACGATTTGCCGATTCCGGGCAACGTGTGTTTGGCGGCCGAAGTGGGCCTGAGCGGGGAAATCCGGGCGGTGAGCCGGCTGGATCAGCGCCTGTCGGAGGCTGAGAAGCTGGGGTTTCGAGAAATGTACATCTCCCAGTTCAACGCCCGCGGATTAGACTTGGCCCGCTACGGAATTAGGGCTCAACCGGTAGGCCGGCTGGATGAAGTCCTAAGCGGATTATTCGGGTAAAACCTTCAAAACGTTGGCTCTGAGGGCCCGTTACGAAAAAAGCCAAAATCTGGATTGGACTTTCTCAACCCGAATGCCGTATCTTCGGTATAAGAATTGGCTTTTCCCGCGAAATCCTATGGCTGCTCGGCTTTTGTCAACGCCGCCTAGGTCAAAGCTGATTCTTCGAATGACTAGCGCTTGATACCACCTCTACCGATGGCATATTCTTTTCGCTCCTGTATACCTAGCCTGCTCGTGGGTGCGCTGCTATCCTTGCCCTTGCTGGGCCGGGCGCAGGGCACCGTGATGCTGACTGGCAAAATCAGTAATAAGACCAACGATACGGTGGCCGTGTCCGTGCGCGAAAGTCCGTTGGATCCCAAGGAGCAGATTACCTATGCCAAGGTCGACAACCGCGGGGAGTTTCGGCTGGCCGTGACCGTGAACGGTCCTACCAAGGCCGACCTGGTATACGGCGACGACGTAGCCAGCCTGTTTCTGGAACCCGGCAACGCCATGGAAATTCGCTTTAAGGGCAAAGACCTGTCCTCATCAGTGAGCTTTAAGGGCAAGGGCGCGGAGGCCAACACCTACCTGGCCGAGCTCGATGAGCGGTTCGTGGAAAACGACGGGTTCCAGGTCTTGCCCGACAATATCAACCTGTACGAAGCGCCCTTCCTGTCCTTTCTGGACTACCGGCGCAAGGAGGAAAAGAAGTTTTTCGACAACTACGCCCAGGACAACCAGCTTAGCCCCGCTTTCAAGGAGTACGCCAAAGCCGAAATCGACTACAGCTACGCCAACGACCGGCTCACCTTCCAGGATTTGCGCGAGCAAGTGGTGGCCACCGAGGGCCGGCTGAAGATGACGCCGACCTACTACGACTTCCTCAATGACAAAGCCTTGGTTAACAACCCGGCGGCGTTGCAGAACGAGCAGTACCAGGAGTTCCTGATCAACTACGTGCACCACCTGGCCGTGGCCAGCAACCACCAGCGCTCCGACCCCGACTTCTACCAGGTGTGCTACGACATGGCCAAAAACCAGCTCACCGACCCCGTGCGGGCCATAATTATGGGCCGGGTGCTGCAGGAGTCATTCCGCTTCGGGCACGTAAAGCAGTCGGCGGCCATGCTGCAGAACTACCGCAGCATCGATACCAAGAACGAGTATTACCCCGTGCTCCAGCACGACTTCGAAACCCACAAGGCCTTTGCCATTGGGGCCCCGGCCCCGGATTTTAAGCTCATTTCCTCGACCGGCGACAGTGTAAGCCTGCATAGCCTGCGCGGCAAGCTGGTGTACATCAACTTCTGGCGCACGACCAGCGGCCTGAGCCTGCGGGACCTGCCCTACGCGGCCGAGCTGGCCAAGAAGTTTGACGGCAAGCCCATCGTGTTTCTCAACGTGGCCCTCGACGAGAACGAGCCGGCCTGGAAGCAGCTGGTTATTGGTAAAAAGCTGGCGGGCACCCACGTGCGGGCTGCCGGCGGTATGCGCTCCGCCATTGCCCGGGCCTACGCCATCCAGGACGTGCCGGCGTATTTCCTGCTGGCCGAGGACGGCACGTTTCTCAACACCAAGCCCAAGCGCCTGAGCAGCCGCGCCGCCGTGGATGAAATCAAGGAGTCGTTCGGCAAAGCCTCTACCTACAGCAGCACGCTGCCCTCGTCGGCCGGTAAATAAGCGGCATTGTTTTAACAGAACCCAAAACGCCTTCCCGTTCGCTGGAAGGCGTTTTTTCTTTGTAGTAGGTTCTGCCTTCGGTTTGCGGCGCTGGCCGGCGGCATTCGTTGGGCAAACTCTTTCCCCGGGCTTGGGGTTACTTGCCGCACTTCGGCTCTTGTTGCCGACCTTTGCTCCCGCATGGCTTCTACTCTTACCGACGGTCTGAATTTCCTGAGCAAGCTCACCCCGCGCCGGGCCCTGAACACGGCCCAGGTGGTAGGTGGCTACGCCCTGAGCAAGCTCACGGGCCGGGCCCGGCACTGGGGTTTGCCCCTGGCCCTGAGCTTCGAGCCCACCACCAGCTGCAACCTGCGCTGCCCGGAGTGCCCCAGCGGCCTGCGCAGCTTCACGCGGCCCACCGGCATGCTGCCCGACGAGCTCTTCAAACGCACCATTGACGAGCTGCACCAACGCCTGTGGTACCTGATTTTCTACTTCCAGGGCGAACCATACCTGCACCCCAACTTCCTGGACCTGGTAAAGTACGCCGCCGACAAGGGCATTTACACCGCCACCAGTACCAACGCCCACTACCTCAACGACCACAACGCCCGGCGCACGGTGGAGTCGGGCCTCGACCGGCTCATTATTTCCCTCGACGGCACCACCCAGGAAGTGTACCAGCAGTACCGGGTGGGCGGCAAGCTGGACAAAGTGCTGGAAGGCACCAAGAATATTGTCAAGTGGCGTAAAGAGTTGAAATCCAGCACGCCGCGCATCATCTTCCAGTTTCTGGTGGTACGGCCCAACGAGCACCAGATTGAGGATGCCAAGCAACTGGCCAAGGACCTGGGCGTGGACGACGTGTGGTTTAAAACGGCCCAGATCTACGACTACGAACAAGGCTCCCCGCTCATTCCCACCATCGACTACTACTCGCGCTACGAGAACAACAACGGCACCTGGAGCATCAAGAACAAGCTCCTGGACCACTGCTGGAAGATGTGGCACAGCTGCGTTATCACCTGGGACGGTCTGGTGGTACCCTGCTGCTTCGACAAAGACGCCGAGTACCGCCAGGGGGACCTCAAAACCGAAACCTTCCGCCAGCTCTGGCACGGCCCCAAGTACCAACAGTTTCGCGCCTCCCTGCTCAAAGGCCGGGACCAGATAGAAATGTGCCGCAACTGCACCGAAGGCACCAAAGTGTGGGGGTAGCGGTGAATGAGTGAGTTGTCGTTCGATGGCGCCTGTCCTTGTGAGACGCAGATGCAGTAACCCGTCCTCTGAAATATGCTGCGGTTGATAATGTGAAAAGCCCTTTCCCACATGCGTAGGAAAGGGCTTTCTTGTAAAAGAGCGTTGGTCACTACCAGATGAAAGATTGACGCCGCTTAATGCGTGGATGTCCTCCGTACTCGCAAGGACAGGTGCCACTGAACGACAACTCACTCAATCACCGCTATTCCGCCCACGGGTACATATCCGGGGGCGTGTGTTGGGCTACTTCGGTGGGCAGGGGGTGGAGGGCCTGGGTGTGGTCAATGAACAGGAAGGCGTCGTAGCGCTCAGCCATGAGGGAGGGCACGTAGTTGCCGAACTGCTCAAACTCGGGGCGGTAGACCACGCCGATGGCCCGGTGGCCGAAGGTTTGCTTCAGGGCAGCTGTGCCTTTGAGTTCCGGGGAAAGCAGCAGGGCGTTTTCGCCTTGTAGCTGGTTGTGCAGCAGCTCTTCCCAGGAGCCGCGGATGGCGCGCGGCACGGGCATTACCTCCCAGGGCGCCCCCCACTTTTTGCCCGCAATAACGCTGCCCTGGTAAGAGCCGAAACCGACGGCAAACACCTGGTTCCGGCCGTACATCTGCCGGGCCAGCTGCCCGATGTTCACGGTGTTGTCGCGGGCCATGTCGGTGTAGCGGGCGTCGCCGATATGGGTGTTGTGCTCCCAGATAATAGCCTTGCTGTCGGGGCCGTGCAGGTCGAGCAGGCGGGTAAGGGTTTCCATCATGTGGCCGTCGCGCACGTTCCAGGAGGCGGGGCCGCCGCTAATCATGGCCCGGTAGTAGCGCTCGGCATTCACGGCCACCAGGGCGTTTTGCTCGGCGGCAAAGGCAGTTTCCCGCTCCAGCCCGGCCGGCGGGGTACTCGTGCGCAGCTGCCGCCGTAGGCTTTGCAGCATGTGGGTCACCTCGTCCTCGCAGTCATCCGACACGAAAGCCACGTGCTGGGCGTACTCCTGGGGGTCGTCGCCGTAGGGCTCGAAGCACTTAAAGGCCTGGTGAGCCGCGGCCACGGCCCCGTCGCCCTGCTTATTCACGAAGTGTAGAATTTCCTGCAGCGACTCCCAGAGGCTGTATACGTCGAGGCCGTAGAAGCCCACCCGCTCGGGCAGGGGCCGCTGCTGGTTGTGGCGGTGCAGCCAGTCGATGAGGGCCGCTATTTCCCAGTTGCCCCACATCCAGGTCGGCCAGCGGTTAAAGGTTTGCAGCAGCCGGGCCGCGCTGCCGTACTCCGGCTGGTCCTGCTTGATGGCGCAGTTCACCTCGAAGCAGTCGGGCCAGTCGCCTTCCACGGCCATAAACTGGAAGCCTTTCTCCTGAATCAGGCGCTTGGTCAGGGCCGTGCGCCAGGTATAGTACTCGTGGGTGCCGTGGGAAGCTTCGCCGAGCAGCACGATACGAGCGTCGCCGATGGCCGCCATAAGCGGGTCGAGGTCGGCGGCAGAGCGGAGCGGGTGGGTGGGGAGGGAGGAAGTCTTCACGGTTCAGGTTGGGTGGGGTGAAAACGCAAAAACGCGCCTTGGCTGGGCCAAAGCGCGCTCCGTTGAGCTTAAAGGGGGTAAGCGCAACGCTTACTTATGGGCTTTCTTCAGGTTCTTGCCCAGGTCCTCCACTTTCTGGAGAAACGCGTCGGTATCGGCGTCGGCGTAGGTACCGTAGGCGTTGGAAATCGTGCCCCGGACCCCATCAACGCACTCAATGGCGTAGAGAATCGACATGTCGTCGGGGTCACTCTCGCCTTCGAAGCGGTAAAAATCCACGATGGTTACTTCCTCGGGAGCGTAGCTTCTCTTGGATTCATTATTAATCGTTTCCAACCGACCGGCTCGCACGTCGAAATCCTGCGTGAAGCCATCGGCGCTAAGCTTTTTCTCAACATTTATCAGGGAGCGTTCTTCTTCTTTGTCTTGCATGGTCGTAGGGGTTCAGGTTGGTAGGGCAGCGTTTGGTGAGTGGAAGGGAGCCGAAAAACGAAGCCCCCGTGCCCGCTATACGCAGCGGGCACGGGGGCAGGTTGTCCGAAGTTGAGCAGTACGGGGCTCCTTACCGGGCCGCAGCCTGGGTTGTCGCCTTTTCAATGGTCCGCTGCAGGCGGTCCACATCAATAGTGGAGCAGGCGCCGCCGCAGCCCTTGGCGCAGCCGCTGGCCGTTTTGACGAAGAAGGCTCGCCAGAAAATACGGCCGACGTAGAACGTAGCGGCCAAGAAGAGCAGGGCAATGATGAGGTATTGCAGATTCATAACAGGCACAAAACTACGGAGAAGCGGGAAAAGTTTGAGTCTAATATGCTAATGTGGGGAATGGGCTCAGGTGCTAATGTGATTAATGTGCAGAATGTGGGGTGAATGTGTCCTTGCGAGCTTGCGAAGCAACCCGTCTGCTGAAATGCGCCAAGTATCCTTACGTGAAAAGCCCTTTCCCACGCATGCAGGAAAGGGCTTTCTGGTAAAAGGGCAGGTCGTACTGCGCAGAGGACGGATGGCCACGGCTGCGCCTCGCAAGGACAGACGATTAGCACATCAGCACATTCCTCCCCATTCGCACCTTAACGCCAGAACTCCCCAATGGTCTGCTGCATTTCTTTGTGGACGCGGCCGTTGCTGGCTACTACCTGACGGCCGAAGAGGGGGTCACCGTCTTGCAGGAACTGGGTGACTTTGCCGCCGGCTTCGCGCACGAGCAGGATGCCGGCGGCCACGTCGTAGGAGTTGAGGTTGAACTCGAAGAAGCCCTCGAAGCGGCCGGCGGCCACCCAGGCCAGGTCGGCGGCGGCCGAGCCTACCCGGCGCACCCCGTGGGAGCGTTGCATAAAGGCCCCCAGAATTTGGAGGTAGTCCTGGAGCTGGCCGAACTGGGTGTAGGGAAAACCGGTGGCAATCAGGCTCTGGCCCAGCGTGGCGGCGTCGGAGACGCGGATGGGCCGCTCGTTGCAGAAGGCCCCGCCCCCGCGCACGGCCCGGAAGGTTTCGTCCCGGGTTACTTCATATACTACGCCGGCGGCCAGCTCCCCTCCGTGCAGCAAGCCCACGCTCACGCAGTAGCAGGGCAAGCCGTGGATGAAGTTGGTGGTGCCGTCGAGCGGGTCGATAATCCAGGTGTACTCGGTATCAGCGCTGGTGGCCAGGCTGTTGCCGCCGGTGGTGCCTTCCTCGGTGATAAAGCCCGCCGCGGGCAGCAGCTCCCGCAGCCCGGCCACGAGCAGGCGCTCCGCTTCCTGGTCGACGTACGACACCAGGTCGTGCACGCCCTTGGTTTCGACGCGGCTGCGGTCGAAAGAGGCGGCTTCCTGGCGAATAAACTGGCCGGCGCGGCGGCATACTTCGGCCAGGCCGAGGCTGAGTTGGGTGAGGTCGGTCATGAGCAGGAATACTGCGGCGCGGGCGCCGGGTTGCAAAAGCGGGGTTAGAGCGTGGCCCGCAGCTGGAGCAGGAGCAGGGCAGTGTAGGCCACGGAAACGATAATAATGGCCCGGCGCAAGGTGCGGCCCGTGGTAGAGCGCCAAGCTTCATCCACTTGCTGCCGGGGCTTGCCGAGCACGGTTTTGCCTTCCGTCAGGCGGTAAAACCAGAGCATGATGGTATAGAAAATCAGCGGCAGCAGCCACGGGGGCACAAGTTCCATAGGGTCAGTTGAGGATAGCCGGACTTTATCAGGTCGGTCGGCGCGGGGGGCGCGAACTACAAAGCTCGCGCTACAGCTTGCTCAGCCGCGGCGGGCTGGCCGGCAAAGCGCCGGTTCAGGCCCCTAATCAGGGTGCCGAGCAGTAGCAGCACGGCCAGCACCTGCATGCCGGGGCCCAGCAGCTCGCCGTGGCGCACGTAGAAGGTCAGCTCCTCGTTGAGGCGCACGGTATAGCGGCGGCCGGCCTGAATCCACCAGCCGGTCTGGGTTTGGATGCGGCCCTTCTGGTCGATAAAGGCGGAAATGCCGGTGTTGGCCGAGCGGGCAATGTCGCGGCGGGTTTCGATGGCCCGCAGCGTGGCGTACTGCAGGTGCTGGTTGTGGCCGGGTGAGTCGCTCCACCACCCGTCGTTGGTGATGATGCCAATCAGCGTGGCCCCGTTCTGAATGTACTGGTTCACAAAGTCGCCGTACACCGATTCATAGCAAATCACCGGGGCCACGCGCAACGTGGAGTCGGCGGCGGCCATGCGGTACACGGTGCGCTCCTTTTGGCTGCCCAGGCCGCCGGCCGTGCCGCCCAGGTCGATGGTGGCGGCCTTCACCCAGTTGGGCACGCCTTCTACCCCCGGCACCAGCCTCGACTTATGGTAGAACCCGGCCCGGCCCGTGGCGCTGGGGAAGTGCACGGCCGTGTTGAAGAAGTCGTAGTAGCCCAGGTCGTCGCGGAAGCGGGCCGTTTCGCTGGCCGTTTCCTTGCTGGGGTAGGCCACCACGCTGGTCACGCCCGTAATGAGCTCCAGCCCCGGGTGCATACTCAGGAATTGCCGCACGCGCTGCACCTTGGGGTAGCTTTCGAAGTTGGCTTCCCAGTAGGGCTCGTCCAGGGCCGTTTCGGGCCAGAGCACCAGCCGCGTCTGGGGCGACAGCTGCTTCTCGGTGAGCTGAATCAGGCGGGTGAGCTGCTCGTCGTAGGAAATGAAGTTGGCCGTGCCCTCAAACTTCTCCTGGAAGGGGTCCACGTTGGGCTGAATCACCAGCACTTCCACCGGCTTGCCTTTTTCCTGGTAGGTGCTGCCAACCAGCAACGAGAGGCCGATGGGCAGCACCGTGGCCAGCAGCGGCGCAGCCCAGCGGCGCAGAGGTGCGGCAGGTGCGGAGCTTTCGGTTTTGGAGCCCAACCCAAACAGGGCTTTGAACACCAGAATATTGACCACCCAAATCCAGAGCGAGCCGCCCAGAAAGCCGGTGTACTCATACCACTGAATCAGCTGGTTGGCCTGGGCAAAGCCGTTGCCCAGCGTAAGCCAGGGCCAGGTGAAGTCCCAGTGCAGGTGGAGCTGCTCGAAGGCAATCCAGTAGATGGGCAAGGAAATATAGCCCAGCACCGGGCCCGCCAGCCGCTTAGTGTGGTAAAAGGCCATGGTGGGCAAACACATCAGCAAGGCGTTGAGCACCACGGCCGTGACGCCGCCGCCCACCGTGCTGTAGCTCACCCAGTAGGTCACAAACAAATTCCAGAGCACCAGCGTGAGGTAGGTGTAGCGAAACACCTTCCAGCCGCTGCTGCCCCGCTGCACCAGCACCTGCTCCAGGCGCAGGTAGGGCACCCAGGCCACCAGCAGGAGCAGGGCCAGGGGCGCAGGGTGCACCGGCCAGCCTACCCATAACAATGCCGCGGTGAGGAAAGCCAGCCCCGCCGGCCCCCACTTGCTATTCCCGATTTCCTTGAACGACGACAACGATTTCTCCTTTAATGGCTGCACGACCCGCAAAATCGGCCGCCAGCTCAGCCAGCGTCCCGTTCACGGTTTCTTCAAATAACTTGGTCAGCTCCCGGCTTACCGAGGCCAGCCGCTCGGGCCCGAAGGCCTCGGCCAGCTGCTCCAGGGTCTTGACGATGCGGTGGGGCGACTCGTAAAAAATCATGGTGCGCTGCTCCTGCTGTAGCTCCCGGATGCGGGTTTGCCGGCCTTTCTTGACCGGCAGAAAGCCCTCAAACGTGAACCGCTCCGCCCCGAAGCCCGATTTGAGCAACGCCGGCACGAAGGCCGTGGCCCCGGGCAAACACTCCACTTTCAGCCCTTTAGCCAGGCACTCGCGCACCAACAAAAACCCGGGGTCGGAAATTCCGGGCGTACCCGCATCCGACACCAAGGCCATCTTCTCGCCCTTCTCCAGGCGGTCCAGCACCCGCTGCACGGTCTGGTGCTCGTTGTGCAGATGGTAGCTCAGCATGGGCTTTTTCAAACCCAAATGCTGCATCAGCCGGCCGCTGGTGCGGGTGTCTTCGGCCAGCACCACATCCACTTCGCCCAGAATTCGGATGGCCCGCAGGGTGATATCCTCCAGGTTGCCGATGGGCGTGGGCACGAGGTACAGAACGGTAGGCGTTTCAGACGAGTCAGACATAGAGGCAAAGGTAACACGCGGCGTCACTCCTGGCGGAAGCTTACTAGCCCAGCCACTTTCACTACCTCCTCCGTGCTAGATATGCATATGGAAGGTATAGATACATAGTAAGGCAAACTCGATAGGTTGACGAAACTGATAGATATATCCTCATGCTTCATATATCTACAGCGAGGCTCCATATATTCATCGAAGAGCTTCTTATATCTACCGAAGCGGCTTTTCTATCCATCAAAGAGGTCTTTATATGCACCGAAGAGGTTGCACTATGCATCGCAAGGATATTTCTATGCATCGAAGAGGACCTTCTATTCATCGAAGAGAAACTTCTATTCATCGAAGGGAAATTTCTATTCATTGAAGAGATATATCTATCCATTGAAGATAACTTTCTATACACAGACAAGAAGTTTCGATACAGAGATGCCCTTTCTCGATACTCGTTAGCCCACCCCGTAGCGGGCGGCTGCGGCGTCGATGGCGGCGGCCAGGCGGTGGTCCCGCTTGGTGACGGTGTTGCCCGCGTCGTGGGTGCGCAGACGAAATTCCACCCGGCCGTACTCGTTGGCCCACCAGGGGTGATGGTCGAGGCGCTCGGCTTCGGCGGCCACTTCGCTCATAAAGGCCCAGGCCGTTTTGAAATCGGCGAATTGAAAGCTGCGGCAGAGGCTGTTGTCCTGTTCGGTCCACGTAGTTTCAGCGAGACGGTGCATTTTGGCCTGTTCCCAGCTAAGGCCAACCCATTCTGGTATCCGCCGAGGGGATGTTAAAGGCACATCTATCTGAATTGCTCCACCCAGCTGCTCTAATACGAATATAGCTGTAAGCCCTAGGTATCTAACGTTACCCTCTGTTGAGTTAAAAGCCGTGACATAATAACTGCGCTTTTTTATGTCCAAATCCAGGTCAATATGACGCCCTATTTCCTTGCTACTTAGAATAAATGTTTCTGGGTCAAAGCTTAATTCATGCCCTACGACACTACTGATTCTGCTGATAACAGTATCAAAAGCGGGTGGTACTGCCGGAAATTTTAGCGTGACATGGCTCAGCATAGGATGTTTTTATGATGTCTATTTGATTTCAGGTATATGATCTGAACCAGTCAGCAGGTCGCGCACTTGCATTAGGGCAAAGCCCAGCAGGTTAAGCCCACGCCATGTAGCTGGGTTGGCAGCGGCGGCGTGGTCCTGGGCCAGGCCAATACCCCAGATGGCGTCCACGGGGCTGGCCTCGACCAGCACTTGCTGGCCGGTGTTCAGCAGAAACTCCCGCAGCGCGGGGTGTTGGCTGAACTTGGCCGCGTTGGCGCGCACCACAATGTCGAAGCGGGCGGCCAGCCAGGCGGCCTCCTCGAAGTTCTGGATTTGCCGGCCCAGCTTTTTGGCGTCGTTGGGACTCTTGGCGGCCAGAATAGCGGCCCGGGTAGCTTCGTCCTGAAAGAGCCGGGCTTTTTCGGCCATCATGTAGTGCTCGGCCGTGGGGTAGCTGTGGCCTTCCAGCTCGAAAGCGGCCGGGTACCACTGGCTGAAGCACTCCTTGCCCACGGCACCCGGCTTGGGCGTGTGGCCCCAAAAATAGAGGTACTCGAACGACTGCCCGGCGGCCAGGGCGGCGCGGAGGGAATCCAGGGAATAAATAGGGGCGGAGGAAGCGGAGTTCGTCATAGCAGGCGCAGTTTACGGCCTTTCCCGCAACCGCCCAGCAAAACCCTATTCCGCAAAACCTAGTACACTTCCCTACCACCCTATCAACCTAACCCCCAACCGACCCCCATGGCTATTAACCCAAATAACCGCCCTGTGCGGGTGATAAACGACGACACGACCAACGAGGAGTTTCAGGCCGGCCACATCATTCCCGACGCGGATCCGCCCAAGAACGAAGCCGC includes the following:
- the lnt gene encoding apolipoprotein N-acyltransferase — its product is MQPLKEKSLSSFKEIGNSKWGPAGLAFLTAALLWVGWPVHPAPLALLLLVAWVPYLRLEQVLVQRGSSGWKVFRYTYLTLVLWNLFVTYWVSYSTVGGGVTAVVLNALLMCLPTMAFYHTKRLAGPVLGYISLPIYWIAFEQLHLHWDFTWPWLTLGNGFAQANQLIQWYEYTGFLGGSLWIWVVNILVFKALFGLGSKTESSAPAAPLRRWAAPLLATVLPIGLSLLVGSTYQEKGKPVEVLVIQPNVDPFQEKFEGTANFISYDEQLTRLIQLTEKQLSPQTRLVLWPETALDEPYWEANFESYPKVQRVRQFLSMHPGLELITGVTSVVAYPSKETASETARFRDDLGYYDFFNTAVHFPSATGRAGFYHKSRLVPGVEGVPNWVKAATIDLGGTAGGLGSQKERTVYRMAAADSTLRVAPVICYESVYGDFVNQYIQNGATLIGIITNDGWWSDSPGHNQHLQYATLRAIETRRDIARSANTGISAFIDQKGRIQTQTGWWIQAGRRYTVRLNEELTFYVRHGELLGPGMQVLAVLLLLGTLIRGLNRRFAGQPAAAEQAVARAL
- the rsmI gene encoding 16S rRNA (cytidine(1402)-2'-O)-methyltransferase codes for the protein MSDSSETPTVLYLVPTPIGNLEDITLRAIRILGEVDVVLAEDTRTSGRLMQHLGLKKPMLSYHLHNEHQTVQRVLDRLEKGEKMALVSDAGTPGISDPGFLLVRECLAKGLKVECLPGATAFVPALLKSGFGAERFTFEGFLPVKKGRQTRIRELQQEQRTMIFYESPHRIVKTLEQLAEAFGPERLASVSRELTKLFEETVNGTLAELAADFAGRAAIKGEIVVVVQGNRE
- a CDS encoding 4a-hydroxytetrahydrobiopterin dehydratase; this translates as MHRLAETTWTEQDNSLCRSFQFADFKTAWAFMSEVAAEAERLDHHPWWANEYGRVEFRLRTHDAGNTVTKRDHRLAAAIDAAAARYGVG
- a CDS encoding NADAR family protein, whose protein sequence is MTNSASSAPIYSLDSLRAALAAGQSFEYLYFWGHTPKPGAVGKECFSQWYPAAFELEGHSYPTAEHYMMAEKARLFQDEATRAAILAAKSPNDAKKLGRQIQNFEEAAWLAARFDIVVRANAAKFSQHPALREFLLNTGQQVLVEASPVDAIWGIGLAQDHAAAANPATWRGLNLLGFALMQVRDLLTGSDHIPEIK